In Pseudoalteromonas nigrifaciens, the sequence ACCTACATCTGCGCCGACACGGTAAGAAATATCACAAGCGCAGTCATGGTAAAACAAACCGAGGGCAAATAAAAAATCGCGTTAGCATTGAAGAACGTCCACAAATAGTTGATGAGAAAGGCCGTATCGGAGATTGGGAAATAGATACCGTCATAGGTAAAGGTCATCGAGGCGCCCTTGTTACCATTGTAGAGCGGGTCACCCAATTCACTGTATCAACTCAGGTGGCAGGAAAAACAGCGGAAGCCGTCACTACGGCGACGATAGAACTATTAAGGCCATATAGGTCAGCGCTTCATAGCATCACGGCTGACAATGGAAAAGAGTTCGCTTATCACGAGCAAATCACAGAGGCTTTAAATGTTCCTGTTTATTTTGCTCACCCTTATCATTCATGGGAGCGCGGATTGAATGAAAACACGAATGGATTACTACGTCAGTATTGGCCGAAGAGCACCGATTTTAAGGCGGTAACACCAGCGCAAGTTATACCAGTACTTGAGCAACTTAATAATCGTCCGAGGAAGACACTTGGATTTGAAACGCCTGCAAAATTGATGCAGGATCACTTGGCGGCTAAAGCCGCCTAAACGTTATGCACTTCAGATTTGAATCCGCGAGTTTATTGAAACCGGCAGCACGGGTAAAACCAAAGACTATGTACGTGGTTTAGGCATTAAATCGTCTCGCGATAGCTTATATTCATCGGGTGATGTAACTAAGCTAATTAAAGATGGCGCAACCGATATTTCGCCAGCGTTGCTTGAAATAGCCAGAGTGCTTGCAAGTGCACGTAATAAAAATGGCCCTAGCTGTTAAAAAAGCTTAATTAGCCGTGTAATAACGGCTAATCCACCAGCTCCACACCTAATCCGCTGAGTAAATTCAACGCTTCAAAACGCTCAAATTTAGCCTTGGTTATTTGGTTGCTATTTAAATCGATATTAAATTGCGTGGCACCAACAAAGTCGCACTGGCTTAAATTAGTTTGAAA encodes:
- a CDS encoding IS30 family transposase, with protein sequence MRHYKQLTYAQRCQIAVLKKSGFTQQSIAELTNLSQSTISRELSRNTGKRGYRHKQAHERALFRRRSVRKPLKMTPEMIALITQKLNEKWSPEQITGWLRKESELSVSHECIYLYIWEDKKAGGELYLHLRRHGKKYHKRSHGKTNRGQIKNRVSIEERPQIVDEKGRIGDWEIDTVIGKGHRGALVTIVERVTQFTVSTQVAGKTAEAVTTATIELLRPYRSALHSITADNGKEFAYHEQITEALNVPVYFAHPYHSWERGLNENTNGLLRQYWPKSTDFKAVTPAQVIPVLEQLNNRPRKTLGFETPAKLMQDHLAAKAA